The proteins below are encoded in one region of Streptomyces roseirectus:
- a CDS encoding ATP-binding cassette domain-containing protein — protein MLPPTPTPLLPRALRYLLAHRLVLLRLTLWSLLEAGQTFLLGYALARALDEGFLAGRVGVGMGWLGVAGGGVLVGAVGTGRVYRGVADLVEPLRDRLVTGVVRRGVRDGERGAISGLTQQVEIARDTFAGLVMVSRSFVFTSAGALVGLFSLAPALLVIVVPPLAAGVALFVVTLRPLARRQEAYLAADEALAAHLGVVAPGLRDIAAAGAEEETGRDTARLIDAEFRAARALARWSVTRVAALAIGGQLPVVLLLLTAPWLLAHDVTPGALLGAFAYVTQSLLPALNALVHGLGTSGSRLTVVLRRLTRNTGALPAQDPAPHGPRGVGLTLTGLTFAYGPASTPVVDGLTLSLPPGAHLTVVGPSGIGKSTLAGLVAATLTPTGGEVRIGGRPAPDARADRVLIPQEAYVFSGTLAENLTHLRADPVAETELWAGAEAVGSAELMKTLGGPHATLDPAALSAGERQLIALTRAYLSPAPLAVLDEATSHLDPAAEERAERAFAARPNGTLIVVAHRIASARRAGLVLVMDGPNTACGTHAELLESSPLYRDLVGRWEAR, from the coding sequence ATGCTCCCTCCCACCCCCACCCCCCTCCTCCCCCGCGCCCTCCGTTACCTCCTCGCTCACCGGCTCGTGCTTCTGCGGCTCACCCTCTGGTCCCTTCTCGAAGCGGGGCAGACGTTTTTGCTCGGGTATGCGTTGGCGCGGGCGTTGGATGAGGGGTTTCTGGCGGGGAGGGTCGGAGTGGGGATGGGGTGGCTCGGGGTGGCGGGGGGTGGGGTGTTGGTGGGGGCGGTGGGGACCGGGCGGGTTTATCGAGGGGTTGCCGATCTTGTGGAGCCGTTGCGGGATCGGTTGGTGACGGGGGTGGTCCGGCGGGGAGTCAGGGACGGGGAGCGGGGGGCGATCTCGGGGCTGACGCAGCAGGTGGAGATCGCCCGCGATACGTTCGCCGGCCTGGTCATGGTCTCCCGTTCGTTCGTGTTCACGTCGGCCGGCGCCCTCGTCGGACTCTTTTCGCTGGCCCCGGCGCTCCTCGTGATCGTCGTGCCGCCGCTGGCCGCGGGGGTGGCCCTGTTCGTGGTGACGTTGCGCCCGCTGGCCCGGCGTCAGGAGGCGTACCTGGCGGCGGACGAGGCGTTGGCCGCGCACCTGGGGGTCGTGGCGCCGGGGTTGAGGGACATCGCGGCGGCCGGCGCGGAGGAGGAGACGGGCCGGGACACGGCGCGGTTGATCGACGCGGAGTTCAGGGCGGCGCGCGCGCTGGCGAGGTGGAGCGTGACGAGGGTCGCGGCGTTGGCGATCGGCGGTCAACTCCCCGTCGTCCTGCTGCTGTTGACGGCCCCGTGGCTCCTCGCGCACGACGTCACCCCGGGCGCGCTGCTGGGCGCGTTCGCGTATGTCACGCAGTCTCTGCTGCCGGCGCTGAACGCCCTGGTGCACGGTCTCGGTACGAGCGGTTCGCGTCTGACGGTCGTCCTGCGCCGGCTGACGAGGAACACCGGGGCCCTGCCCGCCCAGGACCCCGCGCCGCACGGCCCGCGCGGCGTCGGCCTCACCCTCACGGGCCTGACCTTCGCCTACGGCCCCGCGTCCACGCCCGTCGTCGACGGCCTCACCCTGTCCCTGCCGCCCGGCGCCCACCTCACCGTCGTCGGCCCGAGCGGGATCGGGAAGTCGACGCTGGCCGGGCTGGTCGCGGCGACCCTCACGCCGACGGGCGGCGAGGTGCGGATCGGCGGGCGGCCGGCCCCGGACGCGCGGGCCGACCGTGTCCTGATCCCGCAGGAGGCGTACGTGTTCAGCGGGACCCTGGCCGAGAACCTGACCCACCTGCGCGCGGACCCCGTCGCGGAGACCGAACTGTGGGCCGGCGCCGAGGCGGTGGGGTCGGCGGAGCTGATGAAGACCCTGGGCGGCCCGCACGCGACGCTCGACCCGGCGGCCCTGTCGGCGGGTGAACGCCAGTTGATCGCCCTGACCAGGGCCTACCTCTCGCCCGCCCCGCTGGCCGTGCTGGACGAGGCGACCAGCCACCTGGATCCGGCGGCGGAGGAGCGCGCGGAGCGGGCGTTCGCGGCGCGCCCGAACGGCACGCTGATCGTCGTCGCCCACCGCATCGCCTCGGCCCGCCGGGCCGGCCTGGTCCTCGTGATGGACGGCCCGAACACCGCTTGCGGCACCCACGCCGAGCTGCTGGAGTCCTCGCCCCTGTACCGCGACCTGGTCGGCCGCTGGGAGGCGCGGTAG
- a CDS encoding response regulator transcription factor, whose amino-acid sequence MIRVLLVHDECLVRTVLARWLARESDLKVYDTSWRGALARVRSARPVVCAADLDCMDTYGIPPLGELCAPGGDRPVPHLLVLASGNRPGLLKRALEAGALGYVDKAGPPEQLLDGIRTVAQGERFINDSLGFGFLKAAQMPLTRRELSVLSLAAEGVSMAEIAGRLHLSHGTVRNYMAAITRKTGARNRIDAIRISRGQGWL is encoded by the coding sequence GTGATCCGGGTACTTCTGGTCCACGACGAGTGTCTGGTGCGGACGGTGCTGGCGAGATGGCTGGCGCGGGAGAGCGACCTCAAGGTCTACGACACCTCCTGGCGCGGCGCGCTCGCCCGGGTACGCAGCGCGCGGCCCGTCGTCTGCGCGGCCGACCTCGACTGCATGGACACCTACGGCATCCCGCCGCTGGGCGAACTCTGCGCGCCGGGCGGCGACCGCCCGGTACCCCACCTGCTGGTCCTCGCCAGCGGGAACCGGCCCGGCCTGTTGAAACGGGCCCTCGAAGCGGGCGCGCTCGGCTACGTCGACAAGGCCGGGCCGCCGGAGCAGTTACTCGACGGGATCCGGACCGTCGCCCAGGGGGAACGTTTCATCAACGACTCCCTCGGGTTCGGATTCCTCAAGGCCGCGCAGATGCCCCTGACCCGGCGCGAACTGAGCGTGCTGTCGCTCGCCGCCGAAGGGGTCTCCATGGCCGAGATAGCGGGGCGGCTGCACCTCTCGCACGGCACCGTGCGCAACTACATGGCCGCGATCACGCGCAAGACGGGGGCACGCAACCGGATCGACGCGATCCGGATATCGCGGGGGCAGGGATGGTTATGA
- a CDS encoding HlyD family efflux transporter periplasmic adaptor subunit, whose translation MQFRRQALSKLQSPEDLDLPVRFARPQGWLVLAVTVVAIGAGSVWAVTGSVASTVSAPAVLTHGEGSYILQSPAAGQVTAVLAEEGQQLPANAPLLKVRTAQGDTVVRTVAAGRLTALAATIGQIIGTGANVAAVEKVASPKDPLYATVYVPAENAAAIPEDAAVDLTVQTVPTQRYGVLRGHVKSVDRAAQSAQQIAAFLGDSQLGEQFTSKGRPVAVLVKLDTAKTKSGYRWSSAEGPPFTLDSMTFASGSIKLADQRPVDWLLP comes from the coding sequence ATGCAGTTCCGCAGGCAGGCCCTGAGCAAGCTCCAGTCGCCGGAAGACCTCGATCTCCCGGTGCGTTTCGCGCGTCCGCAGGGCTGGCTGGTGCTGGCGGTGACGGTCGTCGCGATCGGTGCCGGGTCCGTGTGGGCGGTCACCGGTTCGGTCGCCTCCACGGTGAGCGCGCCCGCCGTCCTCACCCACGGCGAGGGCAGCTACATCCTGCAGAGCCCGGCCGCCGGGCAGGTCACCGCCGTCCTCGCCGAGGAGGGCCAGCAACTTCCCGCGAACGCGCCCCTGTTGAAGGTGCGCACCGCCCAGGGCGACACGGTCGTCCGCACCGTCGCCGCCGGCCGTCTCACCGCGCTCGCCGCGACGATCGGCCAGATCATCGGGACCGGCGCGAACGTCGCCGCCGTCGAGAAGGTCGCGAGCCCCAAGGACCCCTTGTACGCGACCGTGTACGTCCCCGCCGAGAACGCCGCCGCGATCCCCGAGGACGCCGCCGTCGACCTGACCGTCCAGACGGTCCCCACGCAGCGGTACGGGGTGCTGCGCGGCCATGTGAAGTCGGTGGACCGCGCGGCGCAGTCGGCGCAGCAGATCGCCGCGTTCCTCGGGGACAGCCAGCTCGGCGAGCAGTTCACCAGCAAGGGGCGTCCGGTGGCGGTGCTGGTGAAGCTCGACACGGCGAAGACCAAGAGCGGGTACCGGTGGTCGTCCGCCGAGGGGCCGCCGTTCACGCTCGACTCGATGACGTTCGCGAGCGGTTCGATCAAGCTGGCCGATCAGCGGCCCGTCGACTGGCTGCTGCCGTGA
- a CDS encoding S1 family peptidase produces MSHKRIPKRKAAIAVGGVAALGAAALLLPNANASQDGDTNASTITPKTLKSSGAVSDLAGRLAGLLGESFAGSYYDTDASQLVVNVANVSGGKSDIVVQAQKAGAKVREVANSAAELEQAAQMLKTRATIPGTSWAVDPRTNKVLVTADSTVTGAKWDRLESTVNALGADVATVKKSAGTFKTFLSGGDAIFGGGARCSAGFNVTAGDGSPAFLTAGHCGVAEEQWADAANGQPIATVDQAVFPGEGDFALVKYDDAATEAPSDVNIGGGQNVQILQAADATVGTQVFRMGSTTGLADGQILGLDATVNYPEGTVTGLIQTNVCAEPGDSGGSLFTQDGSAIGLTSGGSGDCNVGGETFFQPVTTALQATGATLGNGGAGDAGAGQEAGNGQDAGNGVGDNGAGAGNGAGNENGVGDQTGNEAGQEAGNGAGDKAEGGLEGVVGGLNQNDGQGRGDKQNQDSGQNH; encoded by the coding sequence TTGAGTCACAAGCGAATCCCGAAGCGCAAGGCAGCGATAGCCGTGGGCGGTGTGGCCGCGCTCGGAGCGGCCGCGCTCCTGCTGCCCAACGCGAACGCTTCGCAGGACGGTGACACGAACGCCTCCACCATCACGCCGAAGACGCTGAAGTCCTCGGGCGCCGTCTCCGACCTCGCGGGCCGGCTCGCCGGCCTGCTCGGCGAGTCGTTCGCCGGCTCCTACTACGACACCGACGCCAGCCAGCTGGTCGTCAACGTCGCGAACGTCTCCGGCGGCAAGAGCGACATCGTCGTCCAGGCGCAGAAGGCGGGCGCGAAGGTCCGCGAGGTCGCCAACAGCGCGGCCGAGCTGGAGCAGGCCGCGCAGATGCTGAAGACCCGGGCGACCATCCCCGGCACGTCCTGGGCCGTCGACCCCAGAACGAACAAGGTCCTCGTCACCGCCGACTCGACGGTCACCGGCGCCAAGTGGGACCGGCTCGAATCGACCGTGAACGCGCTCGGCGCGGACGTCGCCACCGTCAAGAAGTCGGCCGGCACCTTCAAGACGTTCCTCTCCGGCGGCGACGCCATCTTCGGCGGCGGGGCCCGCTGCTCGGCCGGCTTCAACGTCACCGCGGGCGACGGCTCGCCCGCCTTCCTCACCGCCGGGCACTGCGGTGTCGCCGAGGAACAGTGGGCGGACGCCGCGAACGGGCAGCCGATCGCCACCGTCGACCAGGCCGTCTTCCCCGGCGAGGGTGACTTCGCGCTCGTCAAGTACGACGACGCCGCCACCGAGGCGCCGAGCGACGTCAACATCGGCGGCGGCCAGAACGTCCAGATCCTCCAGGCCGCCGACGCGACCGTGGGCACCCAGGTCTTCCGGATGGGCTCGACGACCGGCCTCGCCGACGGCCAGATCCTCGGCCTCGACGCCACCGTCAACTACCCCGAGGGCACCGTCACCGGCCTCATCCAGACGAACGTCTGCGCCGAGCCCGGCGACAGCGGCGGCTCCCTCTTCACCCAGGACGGCAGCGCCATCGGCCTCACCTCCGGCGGCAGCGGTGACTGCAACGTCGGCGGCGAGACGTTCTTCCAGCCGGTGACGACGGCCCTCCAGGCGACGGGCGCGACCCTGGGCAACGGCGGCGCGGGCGACGCGGGCGCGGGCCAGGAGGCCGGCAACGGTCAGGACGCGGGCAACGGCGTCGGTGACAACGGCGCGGGCGCCGGGAACGGTGCCGGTAATGAGAACGGCGTAGGCGACCAGACCGGGAACGAGGCCGGCCAGGAGGCCGGGAACGGCGCCGGCGACAAGGCCGAGGGCGGCCTCGAAGGCGTCGTGGGCGGCCTGAACCAGAACGACGGACAGGGCCGGGGCGACAAGCAGAACCAGGACAGCGGCCAGAACCACTGA
- a CDS encoding ATP-binding cassette domain-containing protein — protein sequence MADPVGARTRGLLRDALRHSGGRCAALLLVSVAATGCGLLLPALLGRALDLLLAGEPAGRWVGWCLAVVGVAVVLDGCTSVLAGTVDARTAAFLRRGVVRHVLALGPRGRFDAGDLVARVVGSGAQAGASPAARAALVAALAGPVGGVVALGVLDPWLAVVFLAGAPVLAVFLRVLARDTSACVVRYQEVQGRIAAALSEAVDGVRTIQAAGTASRDAARVLRPLPELSDAGRRMWRVQGRAAAQSVAVAPLLQLGVVAVAGYLLAQDRLSPGDVLAASRYAVLATGVGVLTGQLAGLVRARAGARRLAEVHTERPPAYGTHPLPPGPGRLELRGVCGVRDDRVVLDDVSLDVPGGTTLAVVGRNGSGKSLLAALIARLADPAEGEILLDGVPLHELSRTDLRASISCAFDRPVLLGTTITDTIMLGSGRGGWAGSGDAAREGERAGAAVRGEAEGRGGTKRRRGAGVRGEPGAWAKPGARAKWAAQVQSGASDGPATPADPATQAGPAAPASPAVPGEAVVSAEPASAEAPALAGTVALASAAARKAYAHEFIARLPHGYDTPCADAPHSGGEAQRLGLARAFARPARLLVLDDALSSLDTITEHRITESLLSPADPTTRVLVAHRAATAARADVVVWLEGGRVRAVGRHEELWGVAGYRGLFGGGADAADGSGGSTGEGAR from the coding sequence GTGGCTGATCCGGTCGGCGCGCGTACACGGGGGCTGCTGCGGGACGCCCTGCGGCACAGCGGGGGGCGGTGTGCCGCGCTGCTGCTGGTGAGCGTGGCCGCGACGGGGTGCGGGCTGCTGCTGCCGGCGCTGCTCGGGCGGGCGCTCGACCTGCTCCTCGCCGGGGAGCCCGCCGGGCGGTGGGTGGGGTGGTGCCTCGCGGTCGTGGGGGTGGCGGTGGTGCTGGACGGCTGCACGAGTGTGCTCGCCGGGACCGTGGACGCGCGGACGGCCGCGTTCCTGCGGCGGGGGGTCGTGCGGCACGTGCTCGCGCTCGGGCCCCGGGGGCGGTTCGACGCCGGGGATCTCGTCGCGCGGGTGGTGGGGAGCGGGGCGCAGGCCGGGGCGTCGCCCGCGGCACGGGCGGCACTGGTCGCCGCGCTCGCCGGGCCCGTCGGGGGCGTGGTGGCGCTGGGGGTGCTCGATCCCTGGCTCGCCGTCGTGTTCCTCGCGGGGGCGCCGGTGCTGGCGGTGTTCCTGCGGGTGCTCGCGCGGGACACGTCCGCGTGTGTCGTCCGCTATCAGGAGGTTCAGGGGCGGATCGCGGCCGCGCTCTCCGAGGCCGTCGACGGGGTTCGGACGATCCAGGCGGCCGGTACGGCATCGCGTGACGCTGCCCGCGTTCTGCGTCCGCTGCCGGAACTCTCCGACGCCGGGCGCCGTATGTGGCGCGTCCAGGGGCGGGCCGCGGCGCAGTCCGTCGCCGTGGCGCCGCTCCTCCAGCTCGGGGTGGTCGCCGTCGCCGGGTACCTCCTGGCCCAGGATCGCCTGTCCCCCGGTGACGTCCTCGCCGCCTCCCGTTACGCCGTCCTCGCGACCGGCGTCGGGGTCCTCACCGGCCAGCTGGCCGGGCTCGTCCGCGCGCGTGCGGGGGCCCGCCGCCTCGCCGAGGTCCACACGGAACGTCCCCCCGCCTACGGCACCCACCCCCTCCCTCCCGGCCCCGGCCGGCTGGAGCTGCGCGGGGTGTGCGGCGTGCGGGACGACCGCGTCGTCCTCGACGACGTCTCCCTCGACGTCCCCGGCGGCACGACCCTCGCGGTCGTCGGCCGCAACGGGTCGGGCAAGTCGCTCCTCGCCGCGCTGATCGCCCGCCTCGCGGACCCTGCCGAGGGCGAGATCCTGCTGGACGGGGTCCCGCTGCACGAGTTGTCCCGCACGGACCTGCGCGCTTCGATCTCCTGCGCTTTCGATCGGCCGGTGCTGCTGGGTACGACGATCACGGACACGATCATGCTGGGCTCGGGGAGGGGGGGTTGGGCTGGGTCGGGGGATGCGGCTCGGGAAGGGGAGCGGGCAGGGGCGGCCGTTCGGGGTGAGGCGGAGGGGCGGGGTGGAACAAAGAGGCGAAGGGGGGCGGGGGTTCGGGGGGAACCAGGGGCTTGGGCGAAGCCGGGGGCTCGGGCGAAGTGGGCGGCTCAGGTGCAGTCGGGGGCTTCGGACGGGCCGGCGACCCCGGCCGATCCGGCGACCCAAGCCGGTCCGGCGGCTCCGGCAAGTCCGGCTGTTCCGGGCGAGGCAGTGGTATCCGCTGAACCGGCTTCGGCCGAAGCCCCCGCCTTGGCCGGGACCGTTGCTCTGGCCTCGGCTGCGGCGCGCAAGGCGTACGCCCACGAGTTCATCGCCCGCCTCCCCCACGGCTACGACACCCCCTGCGCCGACGCCCCCCACTCCGGCGGTGAAGCCCAACGCCTCGGCCTCGCCCGCGCCTTCGCCCGTCCGGCACGTCTCCTCGTCCTCGACGACGCGCTGTCCAGCCTCGACACGATCACGGAACACCGGATCACGGAGTCCCTCCTGTCCCCGGCGGACCCGACGACCCGGGTGCTGGTGGCCCATCGGGCGGCGACGGCGGCTCGGGCGGATGTGGTGGTGTGGCTGGAGGGGGGCAGGGTGCGGGCGGTGGGGCGGCATGAGGAGCTGTGGGGGGTGGCGGGGTATCGGGGGTTGTTCGGCGGGGGTGCTGACGCGGCCGACGGTTCGGGTGGGTCGACCGGGGAGGGGGCGCGGTGA
- a CDS encoding NHLP family bacteriocin export ABC transporter peptidase/permease/ATPase subunit, whose protein sequence is MAAAVSGVKTVRTPTVLQMEAVECGAASLSMVLAHHGRHVPLEELRIACGVSRDGSRASNLLKAARSYGFTAKGMQMDLAALEGVPTPAILFWEFNHYVVYDGMGRRFGRRGVFINDPAKGRRFVPMEDFDGSFTGVVLVLEPGDGFEKGGRKAGVLGAMPARLRGTAGTLPAAVLASLLLVLVGAAVPALSRQYIDMFLIGGQTSLLGVLFTSMAACVALTVALTWLQQANLHHGRIISSTLSSARFLRHLLRLPVTFFSQRSPADLVQRLQSNDAVAETLARDLASAGVDAVVVILYAVLLYTYDPQLTFVGVGVALLNIVAMRVVIRLRATRTAKLRADNARLTNTAYTGLQLIETMKATGGEDGYFRKWAGQHATTLEEQQRLGVPSAWLGVVAPTLATLNSALLLWIGGMRAIEGHLSVGLLVAFQALVARFTAPLTRLNGVAGRIQDFAADVARLKDVENFRADPLYDRPGGADSARRLRGHVELQNLTFGYSPLDKPLLSGFDLTVGPGQQVALVGGSGSGKSTVSRLISGLYTPWEGVIRIDGQRLDDIPRGALAASVSFVDQEVFLFEGSVRDNVALWDPSITDDAVTEALRDAALYDVVMRRPGGIHSKVEQDGRNFSGGQRQRLEIARALVRRPSVLVLDEVTSALDAETELIVMDNLRRRGCACVVIAHRLSTVRDSDEIVVLQHGTIVERGRHEELVARGGAYAALVRER, encoded by the coding sequence CTGGCTGCTGCCGTGAGCGGCGTGAAGACGGTCCGGACGCCGACCGTGCTCCAGATGGAGGCCGTCGAGTGCGGCGCCGCCTCCTTGTCGATGGTCCTCGCGCACCACGGCCGCCACGTCCCGCTGGAGGAGCTGCGCATCGCGTGCGGCGTCTCACGTGACGGCTCGCGCGCGAGCAACCTCCTGAAGGCGGCCCGCAGTTACGGGTTCACCGCCAAGGGCATGCAGATGGACCTGGCGGCCCTGGAGGGCGTGCCGACGCCGGCGATCCTGTTCTGGGAGTTCAACCACTACGTCGTCTACGACGGCATGGGCCGCCGGTTCGGCCGGCGCGGCGTGTTCATCAACGACCCCGCCAAGGGCCGCCGGTTCGTGCCCATGGAGGACTTCGACGGCAGCTTCACCGGCGTCGTCCTGGTCCTGGAACCCGGCGACGGCTTCGAGAAGGGCGGGCGCAAGGCGGGCGTGCTCGGCGCGATGCCGGCGCGGCTGCGCGGGACGGCGGGGACGCTCCCGGCGGCCGTCCTCGCGAGCCTGCTGCTCGTCCTGGTCGGCGCGGCGGTGCCCGCGCTGAGCCGGCAGTACATCGACATGTTCCTGATCGGGGGTCAGACCTCGCTGCTGGGCGTGCTGTTCACGTCCATGGCGGCCTGCGTGGCGCTGACCGTCGCGCTGACCTGGCTCCAGCAGGCCAACCTGCACCACGGCCGGATCATCTCCTCGACGCTCTCCAGCGCCCGGTTCCTGCGCCACCTGCTGCGGCTGCCGGTGACGTTCTTCTCCCAGCGCAGCCCCGCCGACCTCGTCCAGCGCCTCCAGTCGAACGACGCCGTCGCCGAGACCCTGGCCCGCGACCTCGCGTCGGCCGGCGTGGACGCGGTCGTCGTCATCCTGTACGCCGTCCTCCTCTACACCTACGATCCCCAACTCACCTTCGTGGGCGTGGGGGTGGCGCTGCTGAACATCGTCGCGATGCGGGTCGTGATCCGGCTGCGCGCGACCCGGACGGCCAAACTCCGCGCGGACAACGCCCGGTTGACCAACACCGCTTACACCGGGCTCCAGTTGATCGAGACGATGAAGGCGACCGGCGGTGAGGACGGCTACTTCCGCAAGTGGGCCGGGCAGCACGCGACGACGCTCGAGGAGCAGCAGCGCCTCGGGGTGCCGAGTGCCTGGCTGGGGGTGGTCGCGCCGACGCTCGCGACCCTCAACAGCGCCCTGCTGCTGTGGATCGGCGGCATGCGGGCGATCGAGGGGCACCTGTCGGTGGGTCTGCTGGTCGCCTTCCAGGCGCTGGTCGCCCGTTTCACGGCCCCGCTGACCCGCCTGAACGGTGTCGCGGGCCGCATCCAGGACTTCGCCGCCGACGTCGCCCGCCTGAAGGACGTGGAGAACTTCCGCGCCGACCCGCTGTACGACCGTCCCGGCGGCGCCGACTCGGCTCGCCGGCTGCGCGGGCACGTCGAACTCCAGAACCTCACCTTCGGCTACAGCCCGCTGGACAAGCCCCTGCTGTCCGGTTTCGACCTCACCGTCGGTCCGGGGCAGCAGGTCGCGCTGGTGGGCGGTTCGGGCAGCGGCAAGTCGACGGTGTCCCGCCTGATCTCGGGGCTGTACACGCCGTGGGAGGGCGTGATCCGGATCGACGGGCAGCGTCTGGACGACATTCCGCGCGGGGCGCTCGCCGCGTCCGTGTCCTTCGTCGACCAGGAGGTGTTCCTGTTCGAGGGGTCGGTGCGCGACAACGTGGCGCTGTGGGACCCGTCCATCACGGACGACGCGGTGACCGAGGCGCTGCGCGACGCCGCCCTGTACGACGTCGTCATGCGGCGTCCCGGCGGGATCCACAGCAAGGTCGAGCAGGACGGCCGCAACTTCTCCGGCGGGCAGCGGCAACGTCTGGAGATCGCGCGGGCGTTGGTGCGCCGGCCCAGTGTGCTGGTCCTCGACGAGGTGACCAGCGCGCTC
- a CDS encoding type A2 lantipeptide, with translation MDSIQTVEISDAELDNVSGGLTLNALNTVTGLVDNIAPVSGVLNTAVSTVEGVTGLSVAPVTNLVAGL, from the coding sequence ATGGACTCCATCCAGACCGTTGAGATCTCCGACGCCGAGCTCGACAACGTCTCCGGCGGCCTGACCCTCAACGCGCTCAACACGGTCACCGGCCTGGTCGACAACATCGCCCCGGTCTCCGGCGTCCTCAACACGGCCGTCAGCACGGTCGAGGGTGTCACCGGCCTGAGCGTGGCCCCGGTCACCAACCTGGTCGCCGGTCTCTGA
- a CDS encoding SapB/AmfS family lanthipeptide, with the protein MALLDLQTMESEEYTGGQSTLSLLSCISAASVLLCL; encoded by the coding sequence ATGGCCCTGCTCGACCTGCAGACGATGGAGTCCGAGGAGTACACGGGCGGTCAGAGCACCCTGAGCCTCCTGTCCTGCATCAGCGCCGCGAGCGTTCTGCTCTGTCTCTGA